The Triticum aestivum cultivar Chinese Spring chromosome 6D, IWGSC CS RefSeq v2.1, whole genome shotgun sequence genomic sequence AGAACCATTGATCTCTGTCGAGAGGGCCCTTATTGACCTAGGGCGCCTTGCTTTTCGGAGGCCCTTTGGCCCCCCGGAATCCGCCTCTTGGCGTGAGTTACTGGACTGCGTTGCTCTTCACGAGCCTGTGGTGGACAATGGCCCTGACCATGTGAGATGGCGTCTCGAACCATCgggccaattctccaccaagtctCTGTACCAGGCCATCGCTCCCTCctctgcccctcccccccccccttcgaCGTTGTGGTCCATCCTCCTGCCCCTGAAAATCCGGATCTTCATGTGGCAGTGGATTCGCGGTCGACTCCCGTCTGGCGTCGAGGTTCGCAAGCGCAATGGTCCGGGCTCCGGCCTCTGCCCGCTTTGCGGCGTCCCCGAAGactcgaatcacatcttcttctcctgtGTATCCGCGCAATTCGTGTGGAGCTGCTTCCGTGACGTGGTGGGTGGAAATTGGTGTcacaccaacttccccgacctaTATGACGAGCTCCAGTCCTCCCCCTTGacttctcgccacattaggtggcttgagattggtGTCATCGCTTGGACCCTCTCGACGatccgcaataagcttgtgatccagcgtgctcctcttcgacgggctactgacgctatcttcaaactgtctggtttcttgcagctttggcggccgcttagccgcccccaggaccgCGACGCCATCTCAGCCTTCATCGCCGACCTACGCTCGATGACCGTCCGCCTGTCtccaccgcccccgccgcccccgccggaaCCCGACTAGATGCTTGTTGGGCTCCCCGGctcttttcttttagttttttgggcttgttgagctgtgccctcagcagaaccttcgTACTTGTGTGTGAGACTTGGGGTGCGTGTGTTTAAACTAGTCCATGTATGTGTGCTctttggcggtttgctttatttataaagcgggccgaaagcctttttcggtaattttGACTGCCAGAGTGATTTTGTGGTCTTGCTGTATGGAACTAGTCAggtactaaaaaaaatttaggagaGGTACTGATCTATTCTGTGAGCTACAACAAAATTTAGGAGATGGCAGTGGCAAGGTATGGGATCTTCTGCTGTGGTAGAGGATGATGTAGagtatggactaatggttgcctgtTCGTTGGATCATTGGGCTACTGAGGATGAAATAGTGTGGTATTTACACTCTACCGTTGGCATAGTACAGTCCAAGCCCAATAAATGGAATTATATTCTTACAGCTGGGAGATATGATTTGCACAAGATAAAAAAAGTGTCAGATGGTCGGTACGTAATACATTCAAGTCTAAGAGCATCAAGTGGTTGAGTCATGTTCCTATATATGCCAGTGTAGTTTATCGACGCATGGTTCGCCTAGGAGTAGTAGCTTTCCTAGAGTCAACAAAGCTGAATGTGACTCAAGATATGGAGAAGGACCGTAGCCTTGATCATGACAGAAATTTACTGGCACTCGATTGTTACATATATGGTGATCCATGGGAATATGATGCACTGGGAATTGAGGCAAAGCGAGTGCAGGGCACTGACGAGGCATCTGCCCCGGGTGGACGCGACGTGTGTTCGTCGTGTGGGCAAGATTGCGGCGACGTGCAGGCAACAACGACGTGGCAAGCGTGTGCACACAGTTATGCTTATCCACTCGTGCGCGACTCTTTGCATAGCACACACACTTTGTCATAACAAGCAGTGTGCCCAACTTCACAGTAGAGCACACATTTCTCACCACACAATCCATGTGCGTTGCGACAAGTTAATTCCCTCACACCTACCTCCGCTGCAATCACATGCCTCCTTTCTCCTTCCTCTTGCTGCCTCCAAATCCTCCTTCTCGCCCACCTCCGCTGCTCTCCGAACAACTAATGATCTCCGAAAGTCAAATTGTGATCACACAGGCGGATGTGGCCACTACCATGGCCGAACGCGACGCAGATGCCCCGATAGCACGCATGGATGGAGCAGCGGTTATGCTGGCGCGTGCAGAAGAGGTCACAGTCATCGCACACACGGTTGAGGTCGTTTCTGGTGCCCCACGCATGGAAGAGGCTGCGGCCACTGCCGCACGCGCCGATGATGCCACGGACGCCACCTCGCCACTCTCGCCACCACTACGCGGAAGAAGAAGATCATCAAATAGCTTACGAAAAATCAAGGACATGATCTGTGCACAAAATGGTGTCATTCCCTCCTTCCAAGAAGGGATCTTGCAACGGGCTAGGGATTATTTTAACGCAAAGGGCATCGAGCTCAAGGAAGTAATTAGAGTAGCCATGCGGGTGAGTTTGATCAGGAGACAATGGTTGGGTCACTCTCTTATAGACTTGCTGACTTCCTTTTATTGATTTGGCACATGCATGCGTACATGATTTGGCACACCTTTTCGTTCTTGCTATTGTCCATCTCATGCATAAAACGTGAATGCATGTAAAGTGTTGTAGCTAATCATGCGTAATTATCTTCCCATCTATCCTTTCTCATGCAAAACCTAGAATACTAGATTTATGAACCACCGGACTGAATGGGGTGTCTTACGATATATAACCGGCGGCGCCATGTCCTACCATCAGGTGCTTGGCTGCTTCTCAAGGCCCACCTATGTAACATGCCAGCATGATACGACGCCtctccctccatccaggtgcgtATAAACATGCGTGCAAATATTTTTATCCACTCTAATATTTACATCTCAAAATGATCGGTTGTTTTTCTTCTGATCCACATATATGCAACGACGTGCATCGGGTAAGATGCAAAACTTCTACCAATCTATGCATCTCCAGTCTCCTTCTCATTTTTTTTTCTTAATTAAGCATATACCATGCATGCACTGGAGAATGTAGATATATACCATCAACAAAAGAAACAGGAACATTGCGAGATCATGCCGTATTACTTCTCGTAGTAGTAGTATGTATCACTTATTAATAACTTACTAACTCATGATGTGATACAGTTTTCCATTACGAGATCATCGATGCAGAAAGATAATGAGGAGTTTGGTCTTTTTTTAATAGTTTCCTTTCGTTGATCTCAGCATGATCTAATAAGGAGAACTCATTTCAATATGACATATCAAATGCAAGACATCCATAAACTCATTTTGTGCACTGTACTTCGCAAACTTTAGAACAAATGATATCACAAGTTTGATGTGCAGAATAGATATCATCACAAAAAACTCTCCTGCTCACGAAAATGACATCTTTCCAAAGATGCGGTAGTAACAGCAGCACAACATATAAATATACACAGGAAAAATAATGTTCTTTTCAAATATATCAGTACCAATTTTTAAAATAATAATGGCGTCCCACGTTTGTTAGACATAGACTAAATTCAATATCTACAAACAATTTGATATATTTTTAAAATATGTACTATTTAATAAACTAGCCCGTGCGAACGCACGGGTTAACGACTAGTTATAACAAGTGCTCCTCCGACAACAAGGATGAGTAGCTCAGCATCCATAGTGTAAGGTCCCTAGTTTAGGTAATTATGAAATGAGACGTGCGATAGGATGTTTAATTACATAGGTAATGGATGTTTACTTCGATTATGCAATGCCATGTGAAATGATGTCACCACGGTCagagtttttttttttgcgaggaaaacttccgatctattcatcaactgaaAAGGAAGTACAAAGAACGTAAGAAGTAAAAAAAAACATCTAGATCCGTAAACCACCTAGCGACGAATACAAACACTGGAGCGAGCTAAAGGtgcgccatcatcatcacccctccctcatcggagccgGAAAAACCTTGTTGCAGTAGATAGTCGAGAAGTTGTCGTGCCAACCGCTCCTTTCTCCGGTAGTACTGCAAGCACCACACCCCGCCCCTCCTCGGATTCCTCGATTTTCGCCGAGTCTTCCACCCCGCCGAGCCGCCTCACCCCTCCGCCTCTGCAGGCaacgccgtcgccctcgccgctgaCTTCACCTTATCCTTCCTCCCCGTCCCATCCCGTGACTGGGCCATTTCAGACATCTGCGAGAGTCGCGTCCACCTTGGCAGGTGAGACTATGCGAAGATGGTGGTGTGCGATCCCTTGCACCGGCGGCACCTCCTGCTTCCCCTAATCCCTGAATTCGACGAGTGGGTTCGTTCGGTGAACAAGCCACACACGTTTGGACTGCAGTTCTTCCTCATGGGCAGTGATGAGGAGGCTTCCGAAGAGACATTTTTCAGAGTGATATATGCGACAGCCAGCCAACCTAAGGAggttctcttcgtcttctcttccaGCACCGCACAATGGCGAGCTACTACATCGACAATGTGATTGGATTTCTCCGGCTGGCTCGAGTATGCATATGGCTACTTGTATAAGGTGACAAAGTGCAGTCAGAAGTTGCAAGTGCTTGACACTCGCAGTATGGAATTCTCACACAGGGACCTCCCACCGGAAGCCAGAGCCAGATGGTCTTCTCATGTGCAGGCTAGCCATTGTGAAGGCAGGGGAGGGCATCATTGGGATGTTTGTTTACTAGATCACACATCTGACCTCATTTATTTTATTAGGCCAAACGATGGTGGAAGTTCCGGCCAGTGACAGTTGGAGAAGACAATCTCACTCGATCTTCTCAGTACTCTTTCCCAGAGAGTTCCTCACAGAGGAAACTGTACCTACACCATCGTGGAAGCCCATCGACTGATGCTAGCCTTTTCTCAATGGACGTCAAGACATTCCAGCTTGAGAGGGTGTTTGGTTCCAACTATAACAGGCTTTGCCTGTGGGCATAtaacaactttccaccattcttgTCGACAGACTGTAGGTAACGTTTCCGTTGCATCCTAGTTAGTTTCTTTCCTTCATAGTTTTTACACAGGCTGTATGTTGCTTGATAGTTTGTTACTCTGATCGCAATTTTTGTTTACATGGTTTGTAGTTGTCACCTTTTCTTTGTTGTGACTAAGCTGATCAAGCTCAGGAACATAATTTTGGTTTATTTGTTAGTCTGTTGTAATTGCCACTCTAAGGTGATTACGGAAGCACAAGGAAGGTTTGTGGACAGTACAACTAACATTTTAGTAGCATCTTGAAATAGTAAGAAATAGACCGCGACAAATATTGTTGGTTTTATGGCCAAACTAATGCAGAATTAAAGAACACTGCTGCCACAGTTCACCTTTGGTTTGTTTCCCCTTATTCCTGACTTATCTTGTCCACCTTCATGATTTGTATCTTTACTTTTACATGACTTTTCTGGCTGTGTACTCCAACTTGTATTGCAAATGGCAGTGAAAACACCAGAAAGCAAGTACATGATGTTATATATCTCAAATtccatctttatctttacctaataataaaaaaAGTTGGGTTTCTGGCCGTCCTTCGTCGTTAGTGATTTTGCATAAAAGTCCCTCGGTTTATAAGAAATTAACCCGCATTCCCTTTTTAAGTGGCACTCTGGAGAAACGTTTCATTTTTTCATAAAAACCCCTCCATTTTTAGAAACTATGCCCGCGACCCTTATCTTTTATTGGACTGGCTCACCACTGCGAGCCTCGCCTCTTATCATGTCGTTCTCTACCACCGGGCAtgcgccgccgcttgccgccggcGTCGCGGCGGGCGTCCACGCGGAGGCGGGCAGGAGATCCATGTTAAAGGTTGGTTGCAGCGGAGGCCTTGACAGGAAGACTCGAGGCGGTGTGAGCGCACGAACGACAGGGGCTCGTGCAGGAGGCGAAGACCGGCGGGGAAGTTTAGAGGGGCGGCTGATGTGGACAGTCTGAGGAGGCGGCGGTCTGAGCTGGCCGGAGCGCACGGACGACGGCTCTGCTTGCCGGCTGCGGCCGGAGGCGGATGGGGCTGGCTCGGGAGATCCCGTCGGGCGCGAGAGGAGTCTGGAGGAGAAGGCCAGGCGTGGTTTGGCCGGCGCGAGAGGAGGCTGGAGGAGAGGGCCGCCGAGTTCGTAGGAGGAAGAAGCTCTGTGTTCGCCAATATCTCGGGCGTGCGCCATTGGTGTGCTAGAGCTGACGCTTCCTGTTCGAGAGGAGTTAATTGCACGTTGGTACCACACTTGCGCACCTACTCACGAATCAGTATCATTAGTCATTTTTTTTTGCCATGCAGTGTCAACTCTAAGCCTAAGTGTTGCAAAACAGTCTGACAGCCGTATAAGcacgtattgacggtgtatctgaccgCTGGGACCCGTGCGTCAGGGCTGACGTGGCATGCTCTTTTACAAAAACGACCCTTACTTTTTATTTAATCACGCATATAGCCGTACAGGAGCTCCCTAAGCTCCACGGCCTCACCCGCCTCCGCGCCGCGGTGGGCTCCTGCGACGAGGGCGGCCGCCTCGGCGGCGCGCACGGCGGCGAACGAGTCGGCGCGGCGCTGGGAGAGGAGGTGCACGACGGCCATCTTCTTGCAGCGGCGCCAGGCGTCGCCGTAGGCCCAgcgcgcggcgacggcggggccgaGCGCGGCGGGGTGGCGCGCGAGCCAGGCGCCGAGCAGCTCGCCGCCGGGGAGCACGGCGGAGGGCGCGGCCGGGTGCGTGCCCATCCAGAGCTCCGCGTAGGGGCGGGCCTCGTCGATTTCGGCGGCTGAGAGGCGCGCGCCGTCGGCGCGGGTGTCGATCTCGGAGTCGGTCCGCGCGTGCGGGGTGTGGGGCCGCGACGTCGACAAGGCCGAGCTGCGGCGCCGCGTCGTCATGCCGCTCTACGCGCGGagggccgtcgccgccgccgtcgccgagaaGGACGAGGCCGCCGGCGTGGCGGCCGCCGCGGCGGCGAGGGACGAGGCGGTGGGGGGCGCGGAGGCGGAGGATGGGCGcggggggcagcggcggcggcagctccggcgaggagtCCTCGGGCGGCGTCTCGTCGTTCGGCGGGGAGGcctcgggcggcgccggcggggagggggagggcgcggtggagggAGCGCGGGGCGGAGCAGGGTGGGAGCAGGGAGAGGGGCCCGGAGCTCCGGCGAGCCAGCGACGGGGCTCCGTCgaggggaggccggcgaggtcgaggcgacgggGCTCCGGCGAGCCAGCGACGAGGCTCCGGCGAGGTCGCGGCTTTGAGCGATTAAATTTATAAcaaaggggttttctgcaaaaaatatGCCAAGTTGGCtgttgacatgcgggccccgctggTCAGATACATCATCAATACGTGTTTATACGTGGCTTAATCTGTTTTGCAACACTTAGGCTTAGAGTTGGCACTGCATGGCAAAAAAAATGATTAATGATACTGATTCGTGAGTAGGTGCGCAAGTATGGTACCAACGTACAATTAACTCCTTGGAGAGAGAAAAGAGAGGGTGAGGAGAGCGGGAGAGGAGACCGGAAGGGGAGGGAGAAGCGCGGGGTGGGATGACTCACCGGCGGGGTCCTGCTGCAGATCGTGACATTGCAGGTCGATCAGGCGTGACGGAGGCGATTCGGTGCTCCATGGGGCGGAGCTCCATGGGTCTCTTCCTGTTCGAGAGAGAAAAGAGATGGTGAGGAGAGATGGGAGACCAGTGAAGAGAAGCGTGAAGCTCACCGGGCGGGGGGCCGGGTCCTGCTGCTGCTGCAGATCGGGCCTCAAGCTCCTGCGAGGGCTCTCGCGTCAAGGCTGCGGGAGAGGGGCGCCTGGGAGGGAGGGGGAAGCTGCGCTTTGTGGACGACGACGCAAGGAGGCGCTCGGGCGCGTGGGATCTCTCGAAGAGGGAGGGCGTTAGAAATTGTCAACTGATTTAATCCATCCAGCTTGACTACCTGGGTGTTAGCCGCCTTGCGCGAACACACACACGTCCACCGCTGGGACCCATGCACCGCCTACCTCATCTGCTTCAGCCTTGTCTCTTCTGTCCAGTTGTTTCTTTCCATCGATCCATCCACATGTGAGTATGTGACCTTATCTCTCCTCCATAGCACCCGTCGACAAAAAACAAGTTCATGGGCCTCATGGTTCCAAGGTGCTGTTCATGGAATGAGCAGACATTTGCTTAGCAATCGGAACATACACGAGCCTTCCTTTCCTTCAAAATACAAAGCTTCTTAAGAAAATGCCGAATAAAAATAGTACCTACGCATCGAATTAAAATGGGGTTGGTAACAGATCATCCACAGAACAGACCAAGATAGCTCATGGAAGGCAATGCATTGGGTATCATTGCCCTTCCGAAATTGTAGTACACATATGCTAAATGTCAAACATTCAGTACAAATTATTATATGTTTGCTCGTGAGAAGATAAAACCGACATAAAAGAAATTATCGTCTTGCAATAAGTAAAATCAAGACTCCAGGTCCCAGCAAATTACCATGCCAGTGATGGCGGGCAGCAAGCCGGCTGCAGCAACGCGGGCTGCTGCAACAAGGGGTTGCAACAGTGGTTGTCGGTATTGGCGAGCCGGCTACAGCGACAAGGCACACGAGGATAGATGAGGAACTACAAGTGTGATGACCTGTGTGAAACCTATAACCAAAGTAATAATGCATACAACTCTGACTATAtaaaatctatacctactaataaattaCGAACGCTTTTGCCCGCCCGTCGCATCATTTTGCGGAAAACCCCTTACTCTTTCTTGAAAACAACTCGCTGACCCGGTTTAAGTAATTCGAGAGAAAACGTTTTACTGTCTGCAGAAAACCCCCTGTAGTTTTCTCAAATCAACCCGTGGTCCAGGTTTAAGTGACTCGAGAAAAACGGTTCGTTCTTTGCAGAAAACACCCTGACATTTGGTGTAATTAACCCGCAGTCAATTGATATGTTTTTCAAAATAGACATATCTTTTAAACCGCAACTTCAGTTTTAACATATTTTATATGTAATTTGATTAAAAAATGTGTGTAGAATacaaatatgatgttattttacctattaatatttttaaaatatatatTAAATGTGCAGCCTTAATCAATAATGCATGATCCACCTCTCTTTAGTATCGGAGTAGACCCGGATTGGAAATGAATACCTCGGTAAAATTGGATTGGAGACGAAAAAAATTATCTACAACAACACATGGACGTGTTGGCAAAACCTCGCATGGGAAAAAGAAAAGCAAATTTCTCATCTtatgcggagagagagagagacgccttagaatTGATCACATTCAAACGCGTTGTGATTGTATCAGCATTGAGGCCACCGTCGGCAAGGGTGGGAAAAGAATAAGCGGCAACATAGATAGAATGCTCTGTTCAAATAAATAACATGGACCTATTGGGGTCTTGAGTCACAATTATTGTGTTAGGGACGTGTGTTAtttttcctcccgttgcaacgcacgggctcttttgctagttgaACTTAATAGTCCTGAAGGTTGATTCTCCAATCTCTGTGTTGCGTGTGTTTTCTTTTAGTTAGCGCTTGAATCTGCTCCCATGCTACCTATTATAGTCGGTAGAATGTACTATCTTCTTGCCTGTTCTGTTCTAGTAATATATTGGTGATCAACAATACTCGGCCTAGAAATTTGTTTTACAGTTGCTAGGTAATCTGTGAAGTCCTGGAACATGATGCTACCAGTTGTTTTACAGCTTTAAGTTCTTTTAAGGATTCATTTCTCAACTCTTACATGACATTGGCAATTAATGGAGCTGAGAAGGAAACTCTGAAACAAGGCTGTGCTGCAAGCTCAAGCGCATTGTCACCATTGTCGGAATAGTGATGCCGTGGATGCTGGAGGACATGCAGTGTGGAGGATTCCATCTAAAAAAAATGCAGTGTTGAAGATTATGAAGCAAGTCGACAGTTAACCAACAGTAAGTTGGTGCGTTGTTGGGTGCTTTTGGTTGTAATCGAATGAACCTCAATGCTAGTGCTGTCTAGAATGAACCTGGAGTTATCCTGTCTGGTGTGCGTTTGATCTGAAAAGGATTGGTGCTTTTGTTTGTCGGACTAGCTAGCAAGAGCAGTAACAGCGTTTAATTTCCAGGCAATTAGCTGGCGAACTGTGACTTTGTGACACGGGGTGGAGAGTGGAAACCCGTAACGcgaaaaaaaaaaaaactaaaacgcGAACCAGTTCTGCACGACAGACAAATGCTGCTGCTGCACACTGAGATTCGTGACAATGACCCAACGGTCACTAAATTCGACCTGAAGCCAAATGCAAATCAAGATTTCGACAGATCTTTAGCAAATATGTAGATATAAAATCGGAAACAATAAGGCTATTTCAAGATAGCCAAAAATATCTCAAATCACACACATAAATTACCTAAGGGTGATGTTACCAATCAAAACATCCACTTGACAAATAACAATTCAGTTTCAGAAGTAATTGGTAGGTTTTTCTTGCATAATACGAATTCTTAAAAAAAGACTAATACTAAGCAGTAATTCAATGAAACAGTGCCTAGCTAGATGCTTGTCCTCTCTACTCAAAAGCCCACTGGTTCTCCCTGCGGATCTCAGCCTCCTCCTCAGGTGTGAAGTCATTCTTGATGTTGAAAGTCTTGCGGATCTCCTCGGGAGTCTTTCCCTTGATCATGTCGGCAACAGTCTGGCAAGTAAGGTCGAGCAATACCTTGATGTTGAGGTAGTTTGCAGCGAGGATGGGGTCGTAGAGGGTGGCCTGGTCGACCTTGACGAACTCGGCGTCAAAGCTCTTGAGGTCCTCGACGGGGCTGGGGGCTGCAGTAGAGGTGGAGGAGCTGGCGTCGGCCGGTTTGGAGTCGGCTTGGACGTGCTTCTTGCAGTACTCGATGACCTTGGAGAGGATCTTGGAGTCGACGTTGGGGAGCGGGATGCCGTTGTCGGCGCAGTCGTCCTCGATCATGTGGCGGATGGTCTGCGACTCCATGGCGACCGCCTCCTCGACCTGAAATTCCTCACCGTCCGAGCTCTTGAGCGTGATCATCTTCTTCTCGCCTTCCTCGGCGGCCATCGATCGATCGGAGTATTGGGAGGCGAAACGAAACCCTAGTTAGTAGCAAAAaagacgcggcggcggcggaagacACAGGAGCTTCTTTGCGTACGTGTTGGGATAGGGTGGGAAGGGAACCGGGGGATTTTTGGGTGAGGCGGTGCCTAGGGTGGACTCGGGGTCGTACTCGTGTTGTATTCATCTTCGCTAGGGAGTAATCACTCGAGTTGGGCCCGGTCTCCTCTTGTAGTTTCCGTTTCCATCTTGGCTAGGGAGTCAGCCCGTCGGACGGAGCTGCGTGGTCACGGTCACGGCCAAGTGCCGCCGCGCGTCATACTCAACCGTCACAACAGTTTAATAAGCTCCACATTACTGATCTTATTAATTCTACTGGCCTTGCAGGCTAGCTAACAAACCAGCTGCTGCGGACAAATATCACAGGAACTTACACTAGTGCAGTCAGTAGCGGAGGCCAAAATGATCATATTAAAGGAACAATATGAGTGATTGCACTCTCTCTGTGTTTTGTTCCTCAGGTAATCGTCTTGGAGGTTTGTGTGAGAGTTTTCCACCAAAATCCCACATACATGATCACGTTGTGTGAACATGAGGAAGGACACGTACTTTCTAAAGGTTCAGCTGCTTTGCCACAAACTGCAAACATCTGTTGCTCCAGGATGCATCAGAGTTAAACACGCTCTCTGTTTCCTTCTCGTTCTGCATGGAGCTCCACGTTACAATTCGGAGAACACCGCTGGAGCCAACGGTACTAGTGGATTTTCCATGGAGTAATAAATGAAATTGTGATCCATTACAGATTAGGGTGTCAGGTGGCGACGGTGCTCGTAGCGACGGCCAGTCGGATAGCGTGCACCTGCCACGCTCTCTCTTTCTTCTGAATCTGAAATCTGAATTAAGCTCGACGTTACAATTCAGATAGAAGTTATGAAGTTAATCTGATCTGAGAGAGTAAATTCTCAGAATAGCCCTTCCAGATTCCAGCCATGAGCTCTCCCTTTTTGTTCCACACAAATCCCTCACTCTTATATCTAAATGTAAATCAAATTTCGAAGTTATGTCGTATTTATACTCTGCCTCCAGTAGAGTAAAGAAGTCCAACcacaat encodes the following:
- the LOC123140847 gene encoding SKP1-like protein 1 is translated as MAAEEGEKKMITLKSSDGEEFQVEEAVAMESQTIRHMIEDDCADNGIPLPNVDSKILSKVIEYCKKHVQADSKPADASSSTSTAAPSPVEDLKSFDAEFVKVDQATLYDPILAANYLNIKVLLDLTCQTVADMIKGKTPEEIRKTFNIKNDFTPEEEAEIRRENQWAFE